In Helicobacter anatolicus, a single genomic region encodes these proteins:
- the obgE gene encoding GTPase ObgE has translation MFVDCVEIFIFSGKGGEGAVSFRREKFIINGGPDGGDGGDGGDVYFVIDNNCDTLSNFRGKKHYRAENGQPGQPKNCSGKRGMDLVIKVPAGTVIYDALSNEVLYDFTTQKQKIKILSGGKGGFGNARFKNSVNQRPDYAQKGLPGQELHIRLELKLIADVGLVGYPNVGKSTLISTLSNAKPEIANYEFTTLIPNLGVVDMDGIYSFVIADIPGIIDGASEGKGLGIEFLRHIERTKFLLFVIDVTSYRNALTQFQNLRAELERFSSDLYHRNYGIVLSKVDGIVNDDVIKEFFKTLGYGYQKEQKMGLSQDFGVYIKEEKDEKNPYFILPISSATTLNLKALKHLIFEALR, from the coding sequence ATGTTTGTAGATTGCGTGGAAATTTTTATTTTTAGTGGAAAGGGAGGAGAAGGTGCTGTATCTTTTCGTCGTGAAAAATTTATCATTAATGGTGGTCCTGATGGAGGCGATGGAGGCGATGGAGGCGATGTATATTTTGTGATTGATAATAATTGTGACACTTTGTCAAATTTTAGAGGAAAAAAGCATTATCGTGCAGAAAATGGTCAGCCTGGTCAACCTAAAAATTGTTCAGGAAAGCGTGGAATGGATCTAGTTATCAAAGTGCCAGCAGGGACGGTTATATATGATGCTTTGAGCAATGAAGTGTTGTATGATTTTACGACACAAAAACAAAAAATTAAGATTTTAAGTGGTGGAAAGGGTGGTTTTGGTAATGCGAGATTTAAAAATTCTGTGAATCAGCGTCCTGATTATGCTCAAAAAGGTTTGCCTGGTCAGGAGTTACATATTCGTTTGGAATTAAAATTAATTGCAGATGTGGGGCTTGTAGGTTATCCAAATGTGGGAAAATCTACTTTAATTTCCACACTTTCTAATGCAAAACCAGAAATTGCTAACTATGAATTTACAACATTAATTCCTAATCTTGGTGTGGTAGATATGGATGGTATATACTCATTTGTGATTGCAGATATCCCAGGTATTATTGATGGGGCTAGTGAAGGGAAAGGACTAGGAATTGAGTTTTTGCGACATATTGAGCGAACAAAATTTTTATTATTTGTGATCGATGTTACTTCTTATCGTAATGCATTGACACAATTTCAAAATCTTAGGGCGGAACTTGAGCGTTTTTCAAGTGATTTGTATCATCGGAATTATGGGATTGTACTTAGTAAAGTAGATGGTATTGTAAACGATGATGTGATAAAAGAATTTTTTAAAACGTTAGGATATGGTTATCAAAAAGAGCAAAAAATGGGATTATCACAGGATTTTGGGGTATATATCAAAGAGGAAAAGGATGAGAAAAATCCATATTTTATTCTTCCAATTTCATCAGCAACAACATTAAACTTAAAAGCATTAAAGCATTTAATTTTTGAGGCATTAAGATAA
- the fmt gene encoding methionyl-tRNA formyltransferase produces the protein MRILFMGTPNFARIILESLYYQHEIIGLFCQPDRPFGRKQELKMPETKAFCYEVGLDIPVYQPVEFDNEVLQNIKMLNPDVIIVVAYGKILPPSVLKYRCINIHASLLPKYRGASPIQEMILHDDKFFGVSAMLMEEGLDSGDVLGFSLCKNDFCVGIEALSIKLASMGAKLINGVLERLDEIMPLKQDEIHTSYCKKIKKEAGSIDFSDAWEICRKFRAFQGWPAIFLSSGLKIFDVSLQSSDGVYQEGEILEILPDCIIVGCKKGSVKIGGLQAPNKQKVSAPQYINGKRLQIGMQLK, from the coding sequence ATGAGAATACTTTTTATGGGGACACCTAATTTTGCAAGAATTATTTTAGAATCTCTTTATTACCAGCATGAAATTATAGGGCTTTTTTGCCAACCTGATAGGCCTTTTGGTAGAAAACAAGAGCTTAAAATGCCAGAAACTAAGGCTTTTTGCTATGAAGTAGGGTTGGATATTCCTGTGTATCAACCAGTGGAATTTGACAATGAAGTTTTACAAAATATTAAGATGTTAAATCCAGATGTAATTATTGTTGTAGCTTATGGGAAAATTCTACCCCCTAGTGTTTTAAAATATCGCTGTATTAATATTCATGCTTCATTATTGCCTAAATACCGCGGTGCTAGTCCGATTCAAGAAATGATTTTGCATGATGATAAGTTTTTTGGTGTGAGTGCAATGTTAATGGAAGAGGGTTTGGATAGTGGAGATGTTTTGGGATTTAGTTTGTGTAAGAATGATTTTTGTGTTGGTATTGAAGCTTTAAGTATAAAGCTTGCATCTATGGGGGCAAAACTTATTAATGGGGTGCTTGAGAGATTAGATGAAATTATGCCATTAAAGCAAGATGAAATCCACACAAGCTATTGCAAAAAAATTAAAAAAGAAGCAGGTAGTATTGATTTTAGTGATGCTTGGGAGATTTGTCGTAAATTTAGAGCATTTCAAGGATGGCCTGCAATTTTTTTGTCAAGTGGGCTGAAAATTTTTGATGTGAGTTTGCAAAGTAGTGATGGAGTGTATCAAGAAGGGGAAATTTTGGAGATTTTGCCAGATTGTATTATAGTGGGATGCAAAAAAGGTTCTGTAAAAATTGGTGGATTGCAAGCACCTAATAAACAAAAAGTTAGTGCACCACAATATATTAATGGAAAACGCTTGCAAATAGGGATGCAATTAAAGTAA